The following proteins are co-located in the Vigna angularis cultivar LongXiaoDou No.4 chromosome 2, ASM1680809v1, whole genome shotgun sequence genome:
- the LOC108322399 gene encoding peroxiredoxin-2E, chloroplastic — MAASLTTFSRLISSTTVSLLPPKTLTPKISIRLPARRHAKPLRFSSSSSPITAAIGVGDKLPEATFSYLDSDGEVKTTTVSELTKGKKAVLFAVPGAFTPTCSQKHVPGFVEKSGELKAKGVDTIACISVNDAFVMKAWKEDLKVNDEVLLLSDGNGTFTKAIGCELDLSDKPVGLGVRSRRYALLAEDGVVKLFNLEEGGAFTFSGAQDILDVL, encoded by the coding sequence ATGGCTGCATCTCTAACTACATTCTCCAGGCTTATCTCTTCCACCACCGTCTCTCTCCTCCCTCCCAAAACCCTCACTCCCAAAATCTCTATTCGCCTTCCGGCTCGCCGCCACGCCAAGCCTCTCagattctcctcctcctcctcccccATCACCGCTGCCATCGGCGTCGGCGACAAGCTCCCGGAGGCCACCTTCTCCTACCTGGATTCGGATGGAGAGGTGAAGACGACGACGGTGTCGGAGCTGACGAAGGGGAAGAAGGCGGTGCTGTTCGCGGTGCCGGGCGCGTTCACTCCCACCTGCTCACAGAAGCACGTGCCGGGCTTCGTGGAGAAGTCGGGGGAGCTGAAGGCGAAGGGGGTGGACACCATTGCATGCATTTCGGTGAACGATGCTTTCGTGATGAAGGCTTGGAAGGAGGACCTCAAGGTTAACGACGAGGTGCTCTTGTTGTCCGATGGAAACGGAACGTTCACGAAAGCCATTGGGTGCGAGCTCGATCTCAGCGACAAGCCTGTTGGGTTGGGGGTTAGGTCGAGGCGCTACGCTCTCTTGGCCGAGGATGGGGTTGTGAAGCTCTTCAATTTGGAGGAAGGGGGTGCCTTCACTTTCAGTGGCGCTCAGGACATTCTCGATGTCCTTTGA
- the LOC108322462 gene encoding enolase encodes MATILSIKAREIFDSRGNPTVEVDLLCSDGTFARAAVPSGASTGIYEALELRDGGSDYLGKGVSKAVDNVNSIIAPALIGKDPTQQTAIDNLMVQQLDGTVNEWGWCKQKLGANAILAVSLAVCKAGASVLKIPLYKHIANLAGNKNLVLPVPAFNVINGGSHAGNKLAMQEFMVLPVGASSFKEAMKMGVEVYHHLKSVIKKKYGQDAINVGDEGGFAPNIQENKEGLELLNSAIAKAGYTGKVVIGMDVAASEFYKEDKTYDLNFKEDDNDGSQRISGDALKELYKSFVSEYPIVSIEDPFDQDDWEHYAKLTAEVGTNVQIVGDDLLVTNPKRVQKAIDTKACNALLLKVNQIGSVTESIEAVRMSKKAGWGVMTSHRSGETEDTFIADLAVGLSTGQIKTGAPCRSERLAKYNQLLRIEEELGAEAVYAGANFRTPVEPY; translated from the exons ATGGCAACCATCCTGAGCATCAAGGCCCGTGAGATCTTTGACAGTCGTGGCAATCCAACCGTAGAG GTTGATTTGCTATGCTCCGATGGTACTTTTGCTAGAGCTGCTGTTCCAAGTGGTGCATCCACTG GGATTTACGAGGCACTTGAATTGAGAGATGGCGGGTCCGACTACCTCGGAAAGGGTGTATCAAAG GCTGTTGACAACGTGAACAGCATCATTGCCCCTGCATTGATTGGCAAG GACCCAACTCAGCAGACAGCTATTGACAACTTAATGGTTCAACAGCTTGATGGAACTGTTAACGAATGGGGTTGGTGCAAGCAAAAG CTTGGAGCAAATGCCATATTGGCAGTGTCTCTTGCAGTCTGCAAAGCTGGTGCCAGCGTCCTGAAAATTCCTCTTTACAAG CATATTGCAAATCTTGCTGGTAACAAAAATTTGGTTTTGCCTGTTCCTGCTTTCAACGTCATTAATGGTGGATCACATGCTGGAAACAAACTTGCTATGCAG GAGTTTATGGTTCTTCCCGTGGGTGCTTCCTCTTTCAAGGAAGCCATGAAGATGGGGGTGGAAGTATATCATCATTTGAAG TCTGTGATTAAGAAGAAATACGGACAAGATGCAATAAATGTTGGTGACGAAGGTGGCTTTGCTCCAAACATTCAG GAAAACAAGGAAGGTTTGGAATTGCTCAACTCTGCCATTGCCAAAGCTGGCTACACAGGAAAA GTTGTCATTGGAATGGATGTTGCTGCTTCCGAATTCTACAAGGAGGACAAAACATACGATTTGAACTTCAAGGAAGAT GACAACGATGGCTCACAGAGGATCTCTGGCGATGCTTTGAAAGAACTGTACAAGTCATTTGTGTCAGAGTACCCAATTGTATCAATTGAGGATCCTTTTGACCAGGATGACTGGGAGCACTATGCTAAGCTGACTGCTGAGGTTGGAACCAACGTACAAATTGTTGGTGATGATCTGTTGGTTACCAACCCTAAG AGGGTTCAGAAAGCAATCGATACCAAAGCATGCAATGCTCTTCTCCTCAAG GTCAATCAAATTGGTTCTGTGACGGAGAGTATTGAAGCTGTTAGGATGTCCAAAAAAGCTGGATGGGGTGTCATGACCAGTCACAGAAG TGGAGAAACTGAGGATACATTCATTGCTGACCTTGCTGTTGGTTTGTCAACG GGTCAAATTAAGACTGGAGCTCCATGCAGATCAGAGCGTCTTGCTAAATATAACCAG CTCTTGAGAATTGAGGAGGAGCTTGGTGCTGAAGCAGTGTATGCTGGAGCTAACTTCCGTACCCCTGTTGAACCATACTAG
- the LOC108322359 gene encoding pentatricopeptide repeat-containing protein At5g12100, mitochondrial: MMVLGSRSALRILPNSHFNKFSSFFCSQSLKLSESASENQRRLQKVQKLETLLNRGRTITARRFLKSLFLSKTTFSSLSELHAHVFKPLFSDTLLWLCSVSKMLNEATDLYFSIRKDGFLPSTRSVNRLLRALVASGHFEKTLSVFADVVDSGIRLDVVTYGKAVQAAVMLKDLDKGFELVSSMEKEGLGPYVFAYNLLLGGLCKVRRIKDARKLFDEMVQRNMVPNTITYNTLIDAYCKVGDLEEAFGFKERMKQLNVECSLVTYNCLLNGLCASGRMEDAREMLLEMEGCGFLPCGFLSVVFDGHSNGAGDRGLFDGKEIRIDERTYCILLNGLCRVGRIEKAEEVLNKLVHNGVTPSNISYNILVNAYCQEGDVKKAMLTIEQMEERRMQPTRITFNTLISKFCETGEVDQAETWVKRMIEKDVSPTVETYNSMIHGYGQRGNFVRSFEILEEMEKAGIKPNAISYGSLINCLCKDRKLLDAEIMLADMIGCGVSPNAEIYNMLIEASFSLSKLKDAFRFFNELMQGGIDATLVTYNTMINGLGRNGRVKEAEDLFHEMADKGFNPDAVTYNSLISGYANSLNTQKCIELYDRMKMVGIKPTIGTFHPLICACRRVGMAEVERRFQEMLQMDLIPDRFVYNEMIHGYAEDGNVLKAVSLHQQMLDQGIDSDKVTYNCLILAYLRDGRVSEIKHIVDDMKAKGLVPKTDTYSILVKGHCDLKDFNGAYFWYRETIDVGLLLNARICSLLISGLREEGMLPEAQIVSSELSNRGLNN, translated from the coding sequence ATGATGGTTCTGGGAAGTCGTTCTGCTCTTCGCATTCTTCCCAATTCGCACTTCAACAAATTCAGTTCCTTCTTCTGCTCCCAATCACTCAAACTCTCTGAATCCGCCTCAGAAAACCAGCGTCGCCTTCAAAAGGTTCAAAAACTCGAAACTTTACTCAACCGCGGTCGCACAATCACCGCAAGAAGGTTCCTCAAATCCCTTTTTCTCTCCAAAACCACATTCTCCTCTCTCTCCGAACTCCATGCCCACGTCTTCAAACCCCTCTTTTCGGACACCCTCTTATGGCTCTGCTCCGTTTCCAAAATGCTCAACGAAGCCACCGACTTGTACTTTTCCATCCGAAAAGACGGATTTCTCCCCTCCACGCGTTCCGTCAATCGTTTGCTCCGAGCCCTGGTGGCTTCCGGACATTTCGAGAAAACCCTTTCTGTCTTCGCCGACGTTGTGGATTCTGGTATTCGGCTCGATGTTGTTACTTACGGAAAAGCTGTTCAGGCCGCGGTGATGTTGAAGGACCTCGATAAGGGTTTTGAGTTAGTGAGTTCCATGGAAAAGGAAGGACTGGGTCCTTATGTTTTTGCTTATAACTTGCTCTTGGGTGGGTTGTGTAAAGTGAGAAGGATCAAGGATGCTCGGAAACTGTTCGATGAAATGGTTCAGAGAAATATGGTTCCGAATACTATTACTTATAACACGCTCATTGATGCGTACTGTAAGGTGGGTGATTTAGAGGAAGCTTTTGGCTTCAAGGAGAGGATGAAGCAACTGAATGTGGAGTGTAGTCTTGTCACGTATAATTGCTTGTTAAATGGCCTTTGTGCCTCCGGGAGGATGGAAGATGCGAGGGAGATGTTGTTAGAGATGGAGGGCTGTGGCTTTTTGCCTTGTGGGTTTTTGAGTGTTGTGTTTGATGGTCATTCGAATGGCGCAGGTGATCGTGGTTTATTTGATGGAAAAGAAATAAGGATAGATGAACGAACTTATTGTATTTTGCTGAATGGACTTTGCAGGGTTGGAAGGATTGAAAAGGCTGAAGAGGTTCTGAACAAACTAGTGCATAATGGAGTTACTCCAAGTAACATTTCATATAACATACTTGTGAACGCATATTGTCAAGAGGGTGACGTGAAGAAAGCTATGCTGACAATTGAACAAATGGAGGAGCGAAGGATGCAGCCTACCCGCATCACTTTTAATACCCTCATTAGCAAGTTCTGCGAAACTGGAGAGGTGGACCAGGCAGAGACATGGGTTAAGAGGATGATAGAGAAGGATGTTTCCCCCACTGTGGAGACTTATAACTCAATGATTCATGGTTATGGTCAGAGGGGCAATTTTGTCAGGTCTTTCGAGATTCTCGAGGAAATGGAGAAGGCTGGGATAAAGCCTAATGCCATCAGCTATGGTTCTCTAATAAATTGTCTTTGCAAAGATCGTAAGCTTCTTGATGCTGAGATTATGCTTGCAGATATGATAGGTTGTGGGGTTTCTCCGAATGCAGAGATATATAATATGCTCATTGAAGCTAGTTTCTCACTAAGTAAATTGAAAGATGCTTTCAGattttttaatgaattgatGCAAGGTGGAATAGATGCAACTCTTGTGACATACAATACGATGATAAATGGACTCGGAAGAAATGGAAGGGTGAAGGAAGCTGAGGATTTGTTTCATGAAATGGCAGACAAGGGTTTTAATCCAGATGCAGTGACATACAATTCCCTGATCTCAGGATATGCCAATTCATTAAACACCCAGAAATGTATTGAATTGTATGATAGGATGAAGATGGTAGGCATAAAGCCTACAATTGGGACTTTTCATCCGTTGATCTGTGCATGCAGGAGGGTAGGCATGGCGGAAGTGGAGAGAAGGTTTCAGGAAATGTTACAAATGGATTTGATTCCCGATCGATTTGTGTATAATGAAATGATTCACGGTTATGCTGAAGATGGAAATGTTCTGAAGGCAGTGTCTTTGCACCAACAGATGCTTGATCAGGGAATTGATTCGGACAAGGTGACTTACAATTGCTTGATTCTAGCATATCTTAGAGACGGAAGGGTTTCAGAAATAAAGCATATTGTTGATGATATGAAGGCTAAAGGGCTGGTTCCAAAGACTGATACATATAGCATTCTGGTTAAGGGACATTGTGACTTGAAAGATTTCAATGGTGCATACTTTTGGTATAGAGAAACGATTGACGTGGGTTTGCTTTTAAATGCTCGCATTTGTTCCTTGCTAATTTCCGGACTAAGGGAGGAGGGAATGCTGCCGGAGGCCCAAATTGTATCCTCAGAATTGAGTAATAGAGGACTGAATAACTAG